The genomic interval GTGCCAACCTTTGTAGCTTTGTTTCTCTGCTTCTGCGTGGTTCTcctccttttctttcttctctgcTAGCGTTGCTCTCCTCTGCGTCctccctctttttttttcttcacgtAGAGCAGCTCCTTATATATAGTCATATATAGACTGCTTGGGTTGCTAAGACAACGTAGTGGTGAAGGAGTTGGACTCTTTCCTTCTTATCATCAAGCTAAAGAGTTGGCGTTTAATTAAACTCCACCTATTATTTGGACGTGTACACATATActtctttttttaaacttctttatgtttttttttttgagaaataaaCCTCTTCTTTATGTGAACAAGGCTAGAAGAGTGGAAGGAGTCCAGCATTAGGTGAATTCTGGCATGCCACCCCTAGAGGCAACGTgcccatttttttctttcgtcatggtaaattttttttgggtatCAACACAGAACCAGAACATATAAGAAGCAATTAGACTGATTAATTAAGGTAGGTGTTGGAGATACacctccatatatatatacacacgcaCACTTCAAAATCGGAAAAGTGGATACCGACGAACGAAAGGAAACAGAAGCATCATGAAATTAATAATGAAGTTTATTCATGTTTGATCCGATCAATTACAAGGACCAACAATGCATGCATGGTAAGAGCTTAAGGTGATGGCGCCATCTTCGATCTGAGACAACTAGCTAGTGAAAAAGAAGGATGGTTGCGTTTGGCAGGTTTATAAGCTCATTGGCTTATAAGTTGAGGAGGTTTGGTGTTTGATAAAGATACAAATCAGTGGCTTTTCTTAAAAGTTAGGGTCATTTTCCCTTGAAAATGAGAACCTACCCAAACCTCCTTTTGTTTATAAGCCCAAGTCAGAAAAATACGGGCTACTTATATATACATTAtatgtaggggtgggcacgggacgggatgagacGGGACGAgactcatcccacgtcccgtttCACTCTTTTAAATTGGGACGGGATgagagtttttaagaatgcatcacactcgggattaatcccggttgggacgggacgggatcgggacaggacgggacaaatcccaccttcctatgatgtttaaataaaaacctatatttttactttttcattaacaaaataacatttaataattaaattttaacaaaaacaaatacatattatattcaaaatattataatttaccattattatttgagttaatataattttggagttattaagaacataaattagtttcattttgatacaaatatataagaatttttaagttttcattaaaggtgggacgagacgggacgaagcgggatataaattattcgtcccacgtctcatcccactattataaaacgggacgggacgaacgtttttagatcTCCATCCCGTCTCGTCCTTACGAATTTCGGAACGGAATCGaaatttccgttttttatgtcCACCCCCAATTATATGTCCTCATGCACTCGCGTTTCGCGTACTCTTTTTATCTCATTTGTTGTCTAGCTAATCTTTGATATAGGCATGCAGAAAGAAGCAACATTTTGACACGATATATGCTCcctcaaatcaaatatttacTGTGGAGGTGTAATTATTGATCATGAATAGTCTTGTACATACTATGCCCTCCATGCTGcagcatttttttttggggcAAAAACTAcactattatttttattttgaacagCGGACAGTACTACATGATTATTTACGCTGCATGCACGCAACCTTCTACAGAGGATTTATAGCACTGTGTTCGTGAGGATAGGGCACCTACTTATGACCGCATCATTTCCACCGtagttttcaattttggcacccTTGGTCAGCCCTCCAATAAGTTCTGCAGGATCGTAATAGAATTCCACCTTTACAACTCTCATCTGCTCATCCACCTGAAACCCGAGTCGACCAAAAGTTAGAAACAAAGTATATATGTAccaataaatatatttgaagataaaaaaattaagaactcACCGTGAATATTGCGATGCCAAAGAATTGAACCAATTCTCCAGTAGGGGCATACCCTTTGAAAGGACCTTCCATGTACGACCAGTGCCTGAACTTGTAGGCTATCACCGGCGGACCGGAGTAGACTTCGAGGACCTCAATTGCAAAACCTCGAGGGAAAGTAGTAGTGAAGATCTTTTCAGACGATTCCGCTGTTTCCTCTGCTGCTTTGTAGATCTGAAACTCCTCAGGTAAGGAGCTTTGCAGATCCACATTATAAATTCCACCCATGTTCGCAATATCCTTAGTTGTTAGTGGTTCTTTCCCTGCAGATCGAGTATTTATGTCATGAACGTACATATATGTTTCATGAAATAGTAATTAACGGGCGTTAATACATGTTtcatcacacacacacacacacacacaccatTCTGGACGAAAGTAAACTTTTTTGGATCAATTGATTTGAAGTCTTCAGGGTTTGCTTTGTGGGCAATCTCCATTTCGTATGTCTTCAATAGGTTCTGAACCCTTTCTTCCCATGACCCAGCTGGCCATATCTTCAAATAATAACACGCAAAAATCAGGAATTAGCTATATACTCTGATAATATTTTCATGTACGACTGTAGACGgtggatgagagagagagagagagagagagagagagagagagagagagagagagagagaggacctTGGTTCTGCCTTCTTCAAAGAGCTTGTTAACAACATCGTAGTTAGGAGGGGCACCGGATCTCCATTTTGTGTTCTTCTCTCCATCTCCATACATGTAAGAACGATACTTATCTTGCTGATCGACACGAGAAGATTCCATATTCCCAAGCGCCAAATTGGTTTGCTTCAATTTTATGAATTTTCCTTGTAGAGTTGATGGCCTTTATATATAAGTGGATGGTGTGGATGCATGCATGTGTGACAATGCATTTGACGTAATCGATCACATCATGATCACTGTTGAAAATTAAGATTTAACTAGTACACGTAAAATAAATGTACACGTTCCTGGTCTCATATGACTGTTCAAACCTTTAATCTTCTATATCCCACGTTTTGTTGCTGGAAAAAAAAGTTTGATATACTTGCATCGAAAACAGTTTGATACGATACTAAGTTGCCCGCGGCAACTGGGTAAAATGTGCAGGGCAGAATTGATCAAGTAGGATCTGAATCTAATTTCAAAGTACTAATTATATCGTTCATATGTGATGGAACACACCCTATACATACATATCATATCGTTCAAGCGGGAAGGAGTATATTTCCATAATTCCAAAGTATGTGTTGGAATCACAAAAGCTAGTGCTACCGTATATCtaggatgaaaaaaaaactaaaaaagagagagagcatGTCACATTataattgtaataacccgaattttttcGGAACTAATtatcgagtattttcaatttgataaattcgtgaaattaattcaagacgacaattaaTTGGTGGTtcgcgacatttcgaaacgaaaacggaacgttctcggaacgtttaattagaaaaaacgttacgtctccacaacatatatatcgacttttattccatcGCCCGTTtgtaaaaacttccttcacggaagttgtagagctcgtcgatacgaattcgtggacgtGTCACGCATTCAAATCGGAtgtcggacgtgaaagttattaatgtcggaagatagtttctgattttggaaacaagtataaaaatgactttttctgattagggtttccatttgtggaaatccctctctctctctcctctctctccgcctccttctcttctctctccccgagttCGTTCCCTCTCTCTTTCCGAAAGATCCACACCGGCGATCTGCACCTCCGACCGGACGTGTCACACACCGCTAGGCTCAAGACCACTGCACGGCCCACCTCAGCTACCCTGGAGCTCGCCGCGCCGTTCCTCGCCGCCATGAAGACACCCGAAGCTCGCGTGATCGCCTCCGCCTTTCGAGCAGCCCCTCCGCCGACATAAGCACTCGGTTCTCACCCCTCTCCACCCTCCGACACCGCAGGTGAGCGATTGCGACGCTACTCAAGCCGTGAAAAGCCCTCCTCGAAGGATCGAGCACAGCCGACGATCCATCCCTCTTCGACGAGGTTCCAACGGCTCCACCGTACGATCTAGGTAAGATTTGAGGTGATTGTTGTTGTGTGTGATTGAAGATTGTTGAATTTGGGTTGATTTTTGGTGGATAtcggaggaagaggaggagggtggatcaccgccgccttaggcggcgcgtgtgagtgcgTGAGGCGGTGTGGAGGCGGCATTGGCCGTGTAGGAGTGGAGGGGGAAAAAGGAAGAGGAATGGGGCGGCGGtagcgtgctacgcgccggcattaggctcggcgcgtgggccccacgcgctgccacagtgagtggcgcgtgagcgccacgcgcggtcgctggtgagtggcgcgtgtaccctacgcgccgccacgtacggcggcgcgtgaacagtgattcgacacagtaaatttgtaaaatgtATTTTTAcaacggtgaatgtaaaaaggtgatttacgtacgctaaatgtaaatttattttacatacggtaaatgtaaatgtaaattactttcagtaaatataaaaataaattcggaagggtaattcagtaattattatttactgagacagtatttacatttgaatagtattcatacgtacagaaatacataaatagtatgcacacgtacagaaatacgtaattgatgtgtttttgtacattaatacgtgaatagtgaatacatgaatagtaacactgtgaacagtaatttcataaaaccagaaattgctgaatagtaacttattattactgtttcggcatataaagtttacgaaacgattctaaattcttttcttattttttcaaggtgatcgataaatcaaggaaatgaattacttttggaaattgtggaatgacgcacgagattataaggtgagtaaaatctcacatatttacgaatctaccattgcggagattcaagattttgcagaatttttaagaatgaaatatgacatgtatatgatatagtggattatatatatattattatataaatggtaaataggtacatatatatatatatagtttgctatataatatactgttatgattttatcgtgattatgtcattttgatgacgagatttatatatcgagcatgtgatttgatttgtacaatatgaggtgatgattattgtatgtggttttaacatggagtttgttaaaacgttttgttttcgaacgtgtttatgaaatttgacatgtatatgatatagtggacgtGTTTTCGGACgatttttgtcttcggacgtgattgatgtcttcggacgagtttttgtcttcggacttgatttttgtacaatatgaggtgatgattattgtacgtgattttaacatggagattgttaaaatgttgatttgccttcggacgtgattttgtctacggacgtgtgatgtcttcagacgagttttgtcttcggacgtgtttatgtcttcggaccagtcttcagaccagtcttcggacgtgtttggcatgtccgAACCTAgcatttggccgggcgaaagttacgatacagttagagctctagtctgtctgccggagtattGCATGAGAGGTATCAGATGGATTATCGGCTTAtgctcatatttttggatgttgggtagcagaaggatgcccaatatcggcggtgtactacgtgaggggtaacagatgtgtaccagcgttcattagtactcgtattataaatgcatttgggtaaccagaagggttacccgatttctcatgagcactttcattttcatattttggacaaccagacgGGCCGTGCATCGACTCAtaagtgcatttatatttgatgttttgtggatttccgtatatattgatatgcaagttttattgttgttttttactcatacgagctgtaaagcttaccgggtttgtgtttacaatcccggtgcaccaattcgatggtgtagaggataactccgcaggtgtggattagcaggaattgacggaccgctcaaaGGACTTGAAGATATTTAGTTCCAGCTTGTGCGAGgattttatgtgattttcttgTGAggtttttgtgaggattatacatttccatttgttataatgtcgaattataatttggtttctaataatcggtttgactgagttgtattttaaactcagagatgatccgctgtggcatttaaaatgatttcgattcattgagattgttttagtgtttttcatgacttcgaattttgagtttcatgctcgaaattttgaggtcgttacagttggtatcggagcctaagtgcgtatttggcgattatcaatatcatccggaaGCGATGTTCCGACtacaggcgggcacccatcacatgctcctcggtattgatatgtcgccgggtacgcgagagttttaggagccataccatatggtttggtcctctaagaagtatcgtgatgatacttcgatgattcatcttttTCTGAAGTTTCATGTTAGATCTATTTGTTCAGATTCAAGACTTCACCTGTATTGACTAGGTGTTTCAAGGTGATGAAATTGGAAAATGGCCGTGGACAGggcgaggacgggcgagaggtcGAAGCCAAGGTAGAGTTGCAGGCCGAGTCTGTAATGTGgtgaacctttatgaggaggtcGTCCCACGGGAGTAACATTTTTATTTCGCTGCTGACGTTagagacgatagtcgtgtgcTAAGTTGATGAAGGATTTTAATGGTCTGTCAGCTCCGTTATTTCATGGAggcctggatcatatggtagcggaccaCTGGATCGAGAGCATCAGAAtctactttgagatgattgagttctctgagaaagagaagaagatgatatcgacactcatttattgatagttCGATAGAgatgttaggattgattcctacatctcTGGGAAACTCTTTCTGTGTCACTTCGCGCTTGGAGTGTTtctcgaattggagacaatgaaaggcttgtcctattatgattggaagtagagagttctctgcttcgttgattgtgattccggaccacacctatgatgtgatcttaggGATTggttggttgaggccgcaatACAcggtgaatgattgttgtgacATGGTGGGTTCATTCATAGACCCAGGAAACTAGTGTTTCGTTATCTTTGCCTCAaatcggataatgccatgagagcttgagtcttgGCACATGTTGAGTCTGTGGATCTGaaagtagctatcacagacatcgttgtgatatccgagtatagtgagacgtttcaggagatactgaGTTTACCATCATGGAGAGTTGTCGATttctttattgatgatgtaCCTGTTATAGCACCTATATCGAAGACACCGTATGGGATGGGACAGAATGAATTTAAAGAATTGATGACTTTTGCGATCAGcttagagaggctacaatactctctgagtttgacatgcgatccagacactggaatgctaacaggtttgagtatatagATTCCTATTAGGGCAGAGAATTATCAAGAAGTCTTGAtagagagcgttgaccctatattgagggatgttcagtgtttcaatgttgaggactagattttagttatgcaactaatctaagttGAAGCCTAACGAGGCTGAAGTATTATATTCCAGGTAAGGGATGTGAAGATCATAGGTTAGAGGTGGTTTAGCGAAAAATTTTCGGGACTGGCATCTCTAACATTTTGGCAACATAATGGTAGGGTGTGTGATACATCCTTAAAGTGGTGATGCAATTATTGAATTGTGACTCACTTTATGTCGTTGTTGCGTTTCAATTTGTTTTGGTTGGGCCATAGACAATGGATGTTACTCATTGTTATTGGCTGCGCAAGAAATCAATGGTGGTGAAGAAACTTCATTTATGGCGTCATGATTTgattatttgctagatgagcatttaaattGAGCACACTGATCTTTCGTGAATTAATCATTGGTCTAGTATTGAGAAGTGGAACGTAGCTATGCCACTGATCCAAATCAGACGCAATGTGGTGAAGTAATTCTATGGAAGGTTGTTTATTATTGGGTAAGGAGATGTTAACTCAAGagttcaacaagggataaattttatGATAAGAGAGTGATCATTTAAATTGctgcttgcagagaagttattttggccgaatgcgttggccatgagggttctagatgaaagtaaagaaacaactgtttagagtggtaCTGCAGCAACAATTTTGGGTTAGTCTGGAGGAGATGGTGGACCCAATATCAAgattttgttgttgaattgaTTACATAACTTattattagtactacaacaGTGGGAAACCAATACTATAGATGATGCCACTGGGACTTTGTGTGGGGCCATGTGTCAGTCATTTAAGACAGGTTGGAACGAGAGGGTAAAGTATACCCCAAAGGTGGTCGTGTTAGAGTTTGCACTGTAAaagtcacctaattttcatgtcCCACCATCGGGAGGTAAATATCTTCCTTGTCTGACCTgcaaattgtggcataccacCCATGGAAGTTAATTTTTTGACGGAAGTTTTGGTGAGGGTggtaggatgcgtgatgcatcTCTTTTGTGGTGGCGGTAGAAATTCTCTAATGGCTTGTGTGTATAATAGTCGATTTTCTGGATGGGTTTTATGCACAACAACTTTAAGatttataataagatgatcatgaaaggagatTGTTTTTGTCGATTGGAAGGAATGACAGATTCATGGTTCTAGCTATGTATTGAGGTGAAGTCCTGAAGGTACTGTTGTGGATAAAGTATGATTTCCTTGAAAACCAAGGTGTGTATTGTAAATAGTaggcatatgttaatcattggTTTGACCCATGTTAGAGGTCGAGAGTTTTGACCATGAGTGGTAGTGGGGGCTAGCTCATGACGCGAGTATTGTCTGATAATTGCAAGGGAGTGGTGAATTAGAAAAAGGGGTATGTTGACGTCTCTATACCGAGAACATCATTAGAGTTTAGTGACTCGCATGTGGCTGTTAATGTTAGAACACGTGACAGATTGTCTGTTTGGAAGAAGTTTGAGGTAATGGAGGATATGTTGAGAGAGCTTATATGCAGGATATTaaaggtagctgggaagatcatttgaggatCGATTGAGTTGcttacaacaacagttaccattctagcatcggcatggcaccttatgagactCTCTATGGTAGACAGagtcgatcacctatctgttggaCCTCTGAaattcttgagaaggtgggaaaACTAGCATTTCGACTatccttgcctactagcatgtcgggcgttcacaacgttTTCTACAtgtccatgttgaggaagtatgtacctgATGAGTtgcatgtgattgatcataacaccattgaggtgaaggaaaatgccacttttgttATTGAGCTGGTTCATATTCTGGATGGAttcacaaagaagcttcgtagGAAAGAAGTAGACCTAATGAAGGTATTGTGGAGCcatcatgatgagggtgatgtatcttgggagctagagtcggatatgaagtcaagatatccacagttgtttgttgagtgaacttgaatttcgggacaaaattcttttaaggggggtagaatgtaataacccgaattttttcGGAACTAATTATCGAGTAtttttaatttgttaaaatcgtgaaattaattcaagacgacaattggtggttcgcgacatttcgaaacgaaaacgggacgtttaatttgaaaaaacgttacatttccgcaacgtatatatcgacttttattccgtcacccgtttgtaaaaacttccttcacggaagttgtagaactcgtcgatac from Argentina anserina chromosome 2, drPotAnse1.1, whole genome shotgun sequence carries:
- the LOC126783755 gene encoding pathogen-related protein-like, with the protein product MESSRVDQQDKYRSYMYGDGEKNTKWRSGAPPNYDVVNKLFEEGRTKIWPAGSWEERVQNLLKTYEMEIAHKANPEDFKSIDPKKFTFVQNGKEPLTTKDIANMGGIYNVDLQSSLPEEFQIYKAAEETAESSEKIFTTTFPRGFAIEVLEVYSGPPVIAYKFRHWSYMEGPFKGYAPTGELVQFFGIAIFTVDEQMRVVKVEFYYDPAELIGGLTKGAKIENYGGNDAVISRCPILTNTVL